The region GGAACAAGTTTTGAGTCGAATTTATCAGAAGTTTTTACTCCTAGAGCTAAACGTGTCATTTTAGCGGAAACATTAGTAATGTTATCTTTTCCGCCAACAGAATCAATTATTTTTTTAGCAAGTTCATTATTGGTGGGTATGGTTTCAATTTTATTTTTTTTCTTCTTTTTGCAAATCAAAATTATTCCTACAACAAGTAGAATTAAAAATATGATAGATCCAACAATTATTCCAATAAGTAATTCTTTATTCATATGTTACTCCTTTTAATTTTCTTTCATTGCAAAACTATTTCTTAGACGATTATATACGTTTTTTTCGTTTAAGTGTACTAAATAAAAACCAAAATTAGTTTTTTTGACTTTAAAGTTGGTACAATCTTTTCCAAAATCAATAACTTTCATATCACTGGCAATAGTTATATCAATCTTATTTTCCATATTAATTTCTAAAATATCATTTTCATTTAAACAAATTGATTTAAGACTATTATGGTAGAGGTTATTTTCAATTGGCGCTATTATATTATACTCGTATCCATCGTTAGACAAAAGAATTGTTCCGCCAAGAGAATGGTTATATCCAGTAGATCCAAAAGGAGTTGAAACGCATATTCCATTTGATGCGCAATAACAAAATGGGATATTATTTATGGCTAATGAAAATTTCATAGTGGCATAAGGATTTGAAAAAATAAATTCATTTACACAAAAAAAAGTTTTATTGTTTCCAGTGACTTCGAGCAATTTGTGTTTTTCTATAAATGGAGTAAAATTTTCTTTGTAATCTATGAATTCATTTATATTTTTAAATTCTGTAAAAAAGCCTAAAGAATTTGAGGATTTTATTGAGATAAAGTAACCTTTATATTTATTTTCTTCAATAGCTTTGATTAATGTTCCATCTCCACCATAGACTATATTTAAAATTGAATCATCTTTAATATCAGGAGATTCTTCAATTAGATTAATAAAAGATTTTGCTGCATCATTCAATATTGATGAAATTTTTTCAAAACCTGGTTTGATATATATTTTATAAGATTTGAAGGCTCCCATAAAATTCTCCTTTATAATTTTATATTTATAGTGTATCATAATAGCGGAAATAAAAGCCTATTTAAGGAGTTAGATTTATGAATAATAATATTGAAATTGAAGCTAAAGTTCTATTGACTAAAGAACAATATGTAAAAGTAATGAAAGCGATGCACTTAAATATAAAGGATCAATTTGTACAAACTAATTATTATATTGATTCAAATCAAAGAATTTTAAAGAAACAAAATATTGCTCTTCGTGTAAGAGAGTTAAAAGGCAATTATACACTTACTTTGAAAACACCGATGGCCGAAGGTCTTTTGGAAAAAAATCAAACTTTAAGTGCTGTAGAATTTTATGATTTGGTTCATTCTAATAAATTCCCAGAAGGTGATGTTGCAGATTTCTTGGAATTGTTAGATGTTGAAATTAAGGATTTAATTATTTTGGCTATCCTTCAAACAAAGCGATATGAATATCCATATAAGTCAGCAAGTTTAGCATTGGATGAAAATAGTTATAATGGTAAAGTTGATTATGAACTTGAATTGGAAGATAGTTCAATGGCATTAGCTAGAGAAAAAGTTCAAGAAATTCTTAATGGTTTAGATATAAAATTTGAATTCAATCATGTTTCTAAACAAGCTAGAGCAATGTCGACAATAAGTAAATAAAATTTAGCTGCTATCGAAAGCAGCTTTTTTAATGACGTTTGATGCGCATTTGTTGTACG is a window of Firmicutes bacterium CAG:345 DNA encoding:
- a CDS encoding uncharacterized protein (product inferred by homology to UniProt) — encoded protein: MNNNIEIEAKVLLTKEQYVKVMKAMHLNIKDQFVQTNYYIDSNQRILKKQNIALRVRELKGNYTLTLKTPMAEGLLEKNQTLSAVEFYDLVHSNKFPEGDVADFLELLDVEIKDLIILAILQTKRYEYPYKSASLALDENSYNGKVDYELELEDSSMALAREKVQEILNGLDIKFEFNHVSKQARAMSTISK
- a CDS encoding probable inorganic polyphosphate/ATP-NAD kinase (product inferred by homology to UniProt); the encoded protein is MGAFKSYKIYIKPGFEKISSILNDAAKSFINLIEESPDIKDDSILNIVYGGDGTLIKAIEENKYKGYFISIKSSNSLGFFTEFKNINEFIDYKENFTPFIEKHKLLEVTGNNKTFFCVNEFIFSNPYATMKFSLAINNIPFCYCASNGICVSTPFGSTGYNHSLGGTILLSNDGYEYNIIAPIENNLYHNSLKSICLNENDILEINMENKIDITIASDMKVIDFGKDCTNFKVKKTNFGFYLVHLNEKNVYNRLRNSFAMKEN
- a CDS encoding putative phosphotransferase system IIC components N-acetylglucosamine-specific IIABC component (product inferred by homology to UniProt), with protein sequence MNKELLIGIIVGSIIFLILLVVGIILICKKKKKNKIETIPTNNELAKKIIDSVGGKDNITNVSAKMTRLALGVKTSDKFDSKLVPEIKSLIMETKITFLIGDNAEKIAKEIESEIK